In Deinobacterium chartae, a single genomic region encodes these proteins:
- a CDS encoding monothiol bacilliredoxin BrxC family protein, translated as MQLYQLTTPEEVDTFLQQFPLGAVFKAGTCHKTMQGFSVLETFLRQHDLPVGIIRVVEWRPASNHVASLSGVVHQSPQFILFKNGQAVFDVDNWDITPEALAPVFEQHVPRLEGEREAISGNVEPYRDLIRRYLNGQLSDAMFQDAYVTLFRDDASLRGKQEFELLSRLFGDPDAYHGGLHQLGEPQSRGDLRARASELLQQLETL; from the coding sequence ATGCAGCTCTACCAGCTCACCACTCCCGAAGAAGTCGATACCTTCTTGCAGCAGTTCCCGCTCGGCGCGGTCTTCAAGGCGGGCACCTGCCACAAGACCATGCAGGGCTTCAGCGTCCTCGAGACCTTCTTGCGCCAGCATGACCTGCCGGTCGGGATCATCCGGGTGGTGGAGTGGCGTCCGGCGTCCAACCATGTGGCCAGCTTGAGCGGCGTGGTGCACCAGTCGCCGCAGTTCATCCTGTTCAAAAACGGCCAGGCCGTGTTCGACGTGGACAACTGGGACATCACGCCCGAGGCCCTGGCCCCCGTGTTCGAACAGCACGTGCCGCGCCTCGAGGGCGAGCGCGAGGCCATCAGCGGCAACGTGGAACCCTACCGTGACCTGATCCGCCGTTACCTCAACGGCCAGCTCAGCGACGCGATGTTCCAAGACGCCTACGTGACCCTGTTCCGCGACGACGCCTCGCTGCGCGGCAAGCAGGAGTTCGAGCTGCTCAGCCGTCTGTTCGGCGACCCGGACGCCTACCACGGTGGCCTGCACCAGCTGGGCGAGCCGCAGTCGCGCGGCGACCTGCGCGCGCGCGCCTCGGAGCTGCTGCAGCAGCTCGAAACGCTGTAA